The genome window CTctattgactttttaaaatacagtaaccAATACTGCTTTGCATGCACAGGGCCTGGGGTCAGTTGTCTACTATGAGCAGAACTGCTACAGGATGCGGGGAGCTTTGGGTGTTTTTACAGaatatgtgcacacacagatctgtatgtgcacacacacacctatATCTATCCAGACACGTATTTTTCTGTGTGGGTGCAGTGCAGGCGCAGCGGCGCAGCCGGGAGCACTCCCGCTCTGCCAGCGCCTTGAGCATCAGCGGCGGCGATGAGAAGTCGGAGCCCTCGGACGGCGTGGATCAGCACCTGTCCTACTACAGCAACGGCGGCTTCTTTGCCACAACCACAACAGGTAGGAGAACGAACCCGGGATCCAGCCGCGCTGGCAGCACCGCGCACGGGCTCCTGCTCCGCAGTTCCACAAAGCAGAGTTATGGACATAACCAACAGCTGGGAAGCTGGATTGCAGATTTGACCCACCTCGTGCCCTGTACCATGATCTTCATTCAGAGCAGATCCCATGTTAACTTTGTGTCGATtccataataaaaaatacattttccttttgtagTGGGCTACAAACACGCTAAAACCATCGAGTTACCACAACAACGGTCATCGTCGGTTGCCACCCAGCAAACAACGGTTTCATCGGTTCCTTCTCACCCCTCGACTGCTGGCGTGAGTACCACTCTGTTGTGTTAAGACAGAACAAGCCCAAACTTGCCGCAGGAGTTAATTTGGCTAATTACCACAGTCTCCAATACCTGATGCTCCATCTTGTTAATCCAGAACTGGGTTGGTAATGTGCATGAGCTTCTGTTCTCTTGGTTTCCTTACCCCCTCCTTTCTTAAAACCAACAGAAGACGTACCGGGCCATGTACGACTACACGGCGGCTGACGCTGATGAGGTTTCCTTCAAAGACGGTGACACGATTGTCAACGTGCAGGCCATCGACGAGGGCTGGATGTACGGGACGGTGCAGAGAACCGGCAAGACGGGGATGCTGCCCGCCAACTACGTGGAAGCCGTCTAACGCAACGCTGCCAGCAAGCCCGTCCGCATGGCGCAGACACGGCCCTTCCCACCgcgcaagccttggaaaagcgTTTGTAACATCTTTTCCAAAGTGCCTTGTTGTCTCCCATGGTGACGGTGCCTTAGGAACCacgaggggaagaaaaagagtaaaaaaccccaagtaattgcagagaaaaatccTCTTGAAAcatcttttcaaaacatttttgaaaactacAGGTAAACACCCTACTAGGCTTTGCTCATGAGAAATGTCTTCCTTCTAGTGCCAAAACTATTACTTTTAAACATTGTCTGGACTTTCAAACATGTCACCAGCACAATATTGCACTGTGAAATTCTGTACCTGTACTTCAGACTAAGACCACCAcctattattttaattctccCCTACAGAGAATACTTTTCTGGGCTACTCTAAAATGTTTGAATGtattcatttcttttccatatAAGCAACATTTAACCTTAGTATCTCAAACCAACTTTTAGTTGAGggggaaaccaaaccaaagccgCTGGTTCCGCTTGCTGAGCTCTTCTGCACGTGGTTTTCATGCAACTGTTCTGGGGTCTAATCTGTTATTACTTGTAAATTAGTGACTAAATAAAGGTAATGGTTCTGCAGTGCGTTTGTCGTCGTCACTCAGGCTGAAGAGCAGGAATCaaactggttttgttcagaaaaTGGTAGTAGGAACATCCTCAATGTGCAGGTCACTGGCTGGAGGCGGATTTGCaaccaaaataacattttcctgTTCGTTTTTGTCAGGAGAGAGATAGATAAAGGTTCTACCACATCCCTGCGGATCATCCACTGTCCCTCCACCCCTGGGAatgcagagcagtgctgaggGAGGGAAAACACACCCCAAACTCCACCACCGTTAGCAAATTTGAGAActctttgctgttttatttgccCATGTGTAATTAAGTTCTAAAACCACCTGCAGCAATTCCTGTCAATCAATGTCCGTTTTAGTAGCTACAGTACAATATATACACATTAGATTTCCAGACTAAAACTCGAGAACTCTCTTGGAAGGTCTCTGAGAAGCAGCAATGCATTCCATGCAATTTAAACTCAAAAATCATAAATTATTAACCAACATTTGCCATTGTTAAGTCTGTACATAATATACAAAGAGCTCTTGTCAAATTCATTCATTTCCCCACGGAAATAAGTCTTCTCCCCACAAGGAGAACTACTGCAAACGAAGAACACGGGAAAAAAGCCTGAGAAGTTTTGCAAAGTCTTTCTCCTGTGAGGGTGCGTTGCTTTATCGGCCGCTTGGTGCGATTCTtacaaaaatacatgcaaaaataGATGTCATCCAGCTGTCGAATACCATTAAGGACTTAGGTGGAGCTTACCTCAGTGTGAACCAGCGCTGAGCAGAGTCTCTGGCTGCgggagctccagcagctccgtCTCTTACCGCAGCGTAAGAGGTGACAGTAAGAACACTTCagatttcaaaaaataatttagctaCTCTGGGTTGGTTTGACAGTCTTTGCTATTGCACAACCTTACCACGGTTTCTTTCACTACCTGAAAGAAATATGCATAGCAATACAAATACCTCTCATAGGGAATAATTCATCCCACAaatcagaacaacaacaaaaaaactaacaaacCCCGAGAAAATAACCAACCATGATACATTTTGCTCAGATAGGTGTTAAAAAATCTTCTATAGCACTAAATGCACAGTTTACGGAAGAATTCACCCAGTGAAAAAAAGCAGGTTGTAACAAAATCCTCCTTACTTAGAAATGATAAGCAACTAATCGGAACTTTGGCGGGGCGGCGATTTCCAGCGGGACTGCAGGTTTTTCATGATCCTGTTTGTCATGGCGATGAGCTTTTCCTGCATGTCGAACAGCTGGCTCCCCGAATAGCCGTGAAGGTCCGCGGAGCTGAGCCGAGCGAGCAGCGCGTCCAGCTGGCCCGGCAGGTCCGCGCAGGGCTGGGCACCCGCGCTCACAGCGGCCGGTTCCCTCAGGTCTGGAAAGAAGGGAAGCGGGACAGCGCTTGCGTTTCAGTCTAAGAATTAGGTGGTAGCACAATGTTACAATCCACAAGGCAGCCCTCAAAACCACACTCCCCTTCTTTATGGTGATTTTCATTATATGTGATCACAATCGCACAATAAAACTAAGGACAGACGTGCAATTATCTGATCCTACTCAGACACTGCCAGTGTCTTTCCAGACCTGTTATCTCACAGTCCAACTTTGAAACTGGGCAGCTGAAGTTACCCCCAAgttcatttttctcattaacCAAATGCTTCAAGTATCttgtaggaagaaaaaagctcCTCTGTTTGAGCTGTCAGCCCAAACTCCCCAGATGTGCAGAATTCCAATAAAACTGCAGgcagccaaaaccaaaacaggcAGCCAGGGAactgtcccctcctgtcccacccccCAGGACACGGCGCCACTTCTAATCATCTCCCTTCGTCTTGCTTGACTCTGCACCAGCAATTACCCAAAATTAAACAGCTCAGGAGACCCACCCGGCTGAGATTCAGAAAATTAAACTTACTTAGAGCCCGGCCTAACTTGTGCTTCCCACTCCTTTAGGGAAAACCAGCATCTTGCCCTCAAAATACAGAACAAGTTTTAAAAAGCCATTGCTAAGGGCTGCATAAAGAGGGTAAGGATCACCCCCTTTTGTGCTAAGACTGGCAATTAACACCCTCTCAAAACCAAGTGCTCCCCCAGGAGAGACTGAAAGCATCAAATACAGCAGAAGCTCGCAAACCCGAGGCAAAAAGCTGGCAGTACGTACCTGTTGCAAGTTTTTCTTCATCTACAGAAAGAGGTTTCTCCTCTCCATTATTTACGGGCTTTTCTGCATCTTCAAGCACTGCTATTTCCTCAAATCCTCGGGATTTTACCTGGAGATTTTTTGGGAGAGAACAAGAGATGCGTTTTCAGAGGGGAAAACCAGAGATTACGTTTTCAAGCGCTATTTCTAATGggagaaaaatacacattattCCTCACGCTGGATGTCAGCCATTCATTAGGCTAATATTGCCCTTTTGGGtacaaaaatgaaactttacCTGTTGCTCGTGATATCCTTTAAGAGCTTTTCTGACATTGGAAACTTTCGGAGAGGGGATGGGAAGAGTTTTGATTTCTGAAGCCGTCAGAGCGCTCAGATCACCCACTGTCTTGATGTTCTTGGCTCGAATGAGCTGCCCGAGGCCTCTGGCGCTGCACAGGGCAGGAAAACACGGTTTGTTACCCAGAACTCAAGTGCTTTCTGCCTGGCACGGTGGGGCAGAAAGAAACCTTACAGGAATACAATCCACAAGCATGTAGGtgaaggaaaatgcaaaacGCATATGATGTTCtatctgcagcagcacagcttctgcagcaatTATCTGGGTGGAAGGAAAAGGAGCCGAGTACACTAGAAAGGGCAATTCTGAGCAGTTCCCACTGCACGTCTATAGTTTGTCATGACAAGTTATCAAAATTCAGATTGGAAACCAAAGCTGAGCACCTGGCCTTTGTGCTTTTGAAGTGTAAGGGgtttttgctgggttttttttggcggttggttgtgggtttttttcccaaatgccCCTTTCCCTTCAATGCACAGAAGCTCCCACTGCTCACCAAGGTCAGTCTGCTCTGCCCcatggagcagaggaaacgCCCTGTGCTCCTGGGGGCAAAGCTTTTCAGAGTCTTACAGACAAGGGAACTTGCATCCAAAATAGTTCAATCTCTCGCCCACCAAACCAACCTCCCTCCTTTGAAAAGAAGTTTGGGAATAAACCGTCTCAAAGTCATCTCAGAAAATCATCATGCATCAGAAAATTTGGGTTTGTAGGTTCAGCAGGAACTCAGTTTCCCTCAGAACAGCATCTTCAACAGCACCGATCCGCTCACCAGATGTTTGACGTGATCTGGGGAAGGATGACATCGACGGGCGCTCTGCAGCCGGCCAGGGCCGGGTACACGCACTCCGTGGGGCTCGGCAGCGACTCCTTCACCATCTCCGTGATCTTGAATCgtacagaaaaattattaaacCAAGTATCACACAACtgaatacaggaaaaaatagaagagatACATGAAGCAAAGCACTTCTTACTAAACACTTCTTTGAGCTCTTAAATTTAGGGTTACGAGATCCTGGGGACAGAAATCCTTTGGTTGGAGTGGTAATATGCTGGatagaaaaagaggaaaaaatatctctCAGGATGGCAGGAATTCGGTGAGCGGTAAGTTCTACCTACATCTCAGCGCATTTGTCTTCAGAGTAACAGAATGAGCCTGGCTGAAGTACTTACACCTGCTCCTTACCCTGGTTCTCTGCCCTTTCCACTACTTACAACACTACAAGTGACTACAGACTAAAGCAACACCACCTACGATAAATGAGAAGCACGTGCACTCACAACATACAGAATACATGTAACAGAATTTACCTTCGCCTGAACGTTAGATAAAATTTTCAGACTTCGTGAAGACGGGGAAGAGGAATGGGATCTAATGACAGGACTTCTCCTGTCTATGTCATCGGCCAGTCCTTCTTGATAAATGGGGTTTGCAAAAGAGACTCGGCGAATCTGTTTTGAGAGAGAAGTTGTTTTTACAGCATGAACTCAAACCACCACACTCTGCTGAATTAGGTCTGAGGAGACGAAATAGCTCAGTTTGAAATAAAGTCATTCAGGTTCTTGAGTGTCACAGATGACACCCAAAGACAGAAACTGTGAATTCCTTATTGCCAAAGGTGGCATTAAATGCACTTTACAAAAAGCTGCTCACAATGCAGCGTAAGAGGCCGGCTCTGCGTACAGCGGTTCCACAGCAGCGCTTCAAAActaaaactctgcaccccacgCCCCGGTGACACAAACCTGTGAGTGCCCGTACATTCCAAACAGAAACCCGCAAGTCTTCAGCTTCTGCATCAGATCatttacagtgaaaaaataCAGGCAAGAATTCAACATATCTGACACAACACTACAGTTACACATCCCCTTGCAAACCGAGTGACCCGCAAGTATCACAGAATGAATCGCATCACGTACCTTATTGGCAGGTGACAGGGAATCATCATCTTGGTTTCTTTTTGCACCTCTCTTTAAAATACTGGTGGATGGAGAAGCGGAAGGCGACCACATGCAGCGTGCCTGCATGCCGTTGGGGCTCTCGTTAGCTAGTGCTGAAGAATTGTGATCTTCTGGCTTCTGAGGAGAATCCACACTGTTATTTTCCACTGCATCTTCTTCATCTAAGGCCGCGTTTTCAGGCACTATAATTTCAGTTTCCACCAATTCCTCCTTCATCTCTTTATCTTGAACAATGCAAGTTTCTCTTACATCTTCTTCTTTATCATCCTGAATGCTTTCTGGCTCACTCGTCTGTTTTGTCTCGGGTTTGCTAACAACAGTCAGTGCCTCAGGTGTCTCCTCCTGTTGTCcattctgatttatttcttgcttctctgtAGCTGCGGGTTCTTCGCATTGATCCCCTGCAGCCAGGCTGTCACCAGCCTCCTCCGAAACAGCCCCCGACAGCGACGGCTCCGCTGGGTCGCTCTGATCAGCGGCTTCTTCCATTTCCACTACGGAGTCCGTCATTTCACCTGCTGTACACTCTGGATTAGTGAGATCCTGCTGCACTACAACGCTGTTTCCTTGCGGATTATCCTCAGATAGTCGGTCTCTTTCCAGATGACACGTGCCGGGTTCCTTGGGGGGATGCAGCGGAGTGCTCGTGGCACAGGGTGCCATGGACAAACCCTCAAGGTCTGAGGTACCTGACACCTCGGGGGTATTGACAGGTGTCTGAACCTGAACCTGACAGGTGGCTGGGGGCTCGTTCTGTTCATGAGCGCTCTCCGGCTTTGATTCAGTCAATGACGCTACGTCctgctttggctttttaaaacagcaatCACAGTTCTTTGGTTTTTTCACccttttgcttcttttgtgCTGGCAGTCTGGTGTTTGCAAAGGGGAAAGATCGCCACCTGAAGTGTTTGCTACCGGTACTTTTTCAGACAGAACAGTTGGACAAGAGTCTTCCAGCTTTATTTGCTTCTCAACACATTTactttcctctgctgctttcaaATCTTGATCGGATACAGAGGGGCTGGTGAACGACTCCATCAGGGTATCGTTCTTCTCTTCCACATTTGCGTTCTGTGCGCAGGGTGAACTCTCGGAGCTGGCAGGTCCCAGGCTTTGGCTGCTTCCTGTCGGCGTTACTTGGGGTTTCAGGTCAGACGCTTCAGCTGTCACTGCAGCGTCTGTGTCGACTTCACAGCTGAGCTCACCTTGATTTGTTTCCAACAGATGCTTAGTTTCAGTTCCTTGGGAAGACACCTCATGGCTGTGGCTTCCTGGCTGGACATCTTTCTGTTTCCCTTCAGGGCAATCccctttgtttttcccttttgcagaccttttcttccttgtgctttcttccTTGGTCTCGGAGCCATCAGCCTCTGAGTTCTCTATGCTGGCAAGCAATCCTTGGGAAGCTCTTCGCGTGTGGTATCGGGGCCGTTCAACCTTCTTCTGACCTCCCGTCTTCGAGCTACAGTCTTGCCCTTCCACATCGGTCTTCACATTGTCTCCTGACTTGGCACTTTTGTTCACTTCCTCATCAAGGCCCCTGGCAGCAGGAGACTCCTTTGAGCCCAGCTCCTCCGCAGCAGCGCTCTCAGCTAGGTCGCTTTCTTTTCCATTCgtattttctgtagttttcccagaaactgctttctgcttttgggATCCATCATCTTTAGCCTGCTGCACCTTCTTTTGACCAGATTTTTCGTCTTCTTTACGCCTCTTTTGGTGATCATCTTCCTTCTCCTGACTACCCGTTGTACTTTCTACAGTTTCTGCCCGTCGCCTTAAAGAACGTCTGAGTATTTTCGGATTAGGAGACACGTGTGGCACCTGATTATCGTCACCTGCTACCTGGTCTGGTGACGCAGTCGTCTCCGGGGGCGTGTTTTCTTTAGAATCCGTATCTAATGCCTGgacctcttctgtttcttttttagtaTCTACTTCTGCAGAATGGGGAGCTTGGGACTGGGGAAGGAGAACGTGTTCCACGTCTTCTGCAGCAGAAGACAGCTCAGGACTATTTTCCACAGTGCTGGAAACAAAAGCCTCTTGGGAGCTTTTCTCTTGTTCCGACCTCAGGAACGGCTTGCCCGGCTTTCTCCCTTGGTGCTCCAGTTTGCTCTGCCTGCGAGTCAGCCTCCGTAtggcagaaaatatttgttcaggCTCagattttaaaggctttttattttccccagatTTTTCTGGTGTAGCACCAGTCCTGCACACGTTTGTCCCTTCCTGCTTCTCCGCCGCAGAAGCGCTTGCAGGCACCTCTGATAAACTGTTTAAGGGTGAAGGGCTGAAGGGTCTGTTCTCCGAACTACTGAATTTCTCCAAAGTGATAAAAGATTGCCGCCGGCTCACGGGCTGCGGCGTTCCAGAAATCACGTCACTcgaggctgagctgctgctgacgTTTGAAGTGTTTTCGTTCCCTCCCGACGGCTCCTTTGAAGCCGTTTCTGCAGGACTTTTCTCTAATTCCTCTCCGAGCGACGGCTCCTCCGGAATCCCTTCCCCCGCGTCCCTTTTGGACTGTCCCTGGCTGGCTGACGCTGAGCTCTCCGCGGGGTCACAAACAGACACCTTTTCCACACAGGTATCGTTCTCCACGGGGTCACCCGACTCACCGGTGCATCCCTCACTCTCTGCATTTTCCTCCTGTCccaaaaaatagaaacaaagcaTTGGAGTTTTTCTGtggaatagaaaacaaaacacccccgCGGTTTTTCAAACCACCCTTCCCTcaaattgttttattatttgtcCTTTGGTAGTTATAAAAACAAaggtgtgggggttttttaaaGCCATTCAATCTCAAACCACAAAGAACTGCAAAAACGTTTTAAGTTCTCCAAGAGATATTAACACACCTACTACTAAATAAGTTTTGTTGAAAAGTGTGCCGTATTTTACCTACAGTTTGTTCAGCACTACAGCTGAGCAAGCTGGCTGGTTACCCACCTCCTCTCCAAAATTAATTGTAAATCCTAAATATAGATGTATTAAGTTTCTTTCCAAAATCTATTTAATCCACCTCACTCAAGCCCTCACAGTAATATAGAAATAGAAGTTTTTTAAAACGTCACTTTTACTTTATGGAGTGAAAATTGTTCCAGAAAAGCACGATACATACCAAATGCATCTGTTATAATTCTGGTATCTTAATTACCATGAGACAATGAGAAATTACCTGAGGCTTGTTTTCAGtatcttctttttcattttctattaaagGTGACTTTTCCCTAAAACAGAAGTGAGTTCAGTTAGAAGTGCAGCAGAACAGGGGACACCTTTAATGTCTGTACTGGCCAAAAGGATTGTTACTTACAGAGAATCCTCCTGGCTTTGAGTATACTGAGAAAATAAGGTAGTATCTTGTGATGCGTCCAAATTGTTGTACATAGCAGGAATATCAGTTCtgaaacaaacccagaaatagCAAGTCAggctctttaaaaacaaattataaaaGGATAAGGTAGAGTAATGTGTTCAGGACACGAGAGCGGACACTCATCAGGGCAGCACGTACGCAGTGTCAGGGACTGTGACCACACACCCCACTCTTTGTTCTGGGCAGAAAAAGCACAATATTGGAcctggctgctgcagcctcACGCCACCTGACACAAATTGTTCTTACACTGTGTTTTTGTGAACGGCTCTGGTAGCTGCCCATGTACAGAAAACGCTCTAGTATTCAATTACCTCACAGAAAAATAGGATAAGATTCCCTTGCAATTAAGAGGAGTCTTAGGAATATCCTGACATCTGATATGCTGCTGACATTAAGACTTCTCTTCAAATTTCGAAGCCTTTCCTTCAGATCAGCTAAGAAAATTCTTTCATTTCAATGATTTAAGAACATTTCTGGCTTGCGATCTACACTGCAACTAGAGTCATGAAGCAAGAAATATAAACCCCAAATTACCGAACTCTAAACAGGTAACGGACAGtaatttttaatcaaaataggaaatGCAGATCAGAGATTATTTTGGCTGCTTTAAAATAGTAAAGCAAAGACCTATTAGCTTTAAACTTTATAACTTGTATGGAAGCCTAAGACTTAATTACCCATAATAGCACAAGATACAGGAACTTATTATGTCAATTTGACATACCCGGTGTAATGACATCTCACATTAAgtttaaaacagaataaatgacAGACCTCTTTGACCTGAGCACTTCTTTTTGATGCTCTGTCAATattctctcttttgtttctggAGGAATAAACACAAAATCAACAGATTTCTCCTCTTCCAAAAGTATCTCACTTTTAGTCTTTGGAGATGAGAATTCTAGTTtcaactgcagaaaagaaaaataaagctggattagaaacaaaatagaagaactgaaaatgttttcagagttCAGGTACAACCATCTCAAATGGGACGGTTCTCAGCTGCAGTAATTTCAGCACATTAACTGGCACAAACCCCTCGGTGGGTGCTGATCTTCTTCAGGAGTGATTTTTTCCCCATCACTATGACCCAGACGAGATCCTGCAACCCTCCCCGTGCCCTGAAGCAGCCGCCTTCCTTGATCCCTCCGTAGCCTCAGCAATTTGAAACTCAGCAGAGAATTTTAACAGCAAAACGTAATTTAAGTTTGCTATACAGCATCAGTTTGATAGAAAAATATTGCAGCCTCACAAAATTCGGTACGTTTCCCTGAGAATTTACAGCAGTGCACTAGATGTTCTGCTGCAGAATGTCACCCCGATCTGTGAACACTTTACCTTTGCAGGTGTTACTTGCACGTTACTGgacttgtcttttccttcatttttcagttcACTCGTCTGTGCCAACAGGGAGTCTCGTTTTTGACCCAGGTTTACATCCATTCCACCTATCTTTGCATCCAGCTGTGAATTTTCCAtctattcaaataaaaatacattaaatgcaTTGCATGAAGAAACTCCAGGCTCCCAAACCCACCCTGAGATGTATTAATTTCTACAGCTAAACTGTCCCATACTCCCGTTTTCCTCTAAATTATACAGAGgacaacttaaaaaaattaagttattCCAAACAAGCTGGTAGAACCcaaaatttaaaatgcagaaaatgttaAGAACCAGCTCAGTCTTTTGAAAGCGTTTACCCAGCCCGGTTTATCATTCCAAACACAAAGCAAGTGCAGATCAAtcacaataaaaattaaaattgacCTTGCCGCTACCTCCTGAACAATTCCCATGAACTTACACACAAGGAAGCAGCCACTGGGgtcaacacaacacaacacttACCGCATCAGAGAACGGGCCACTGCATTCTTCAGCCACCTCGATGCTTTCAAAACCAGGCAGCAAGAGCGgaattttctttttggcttGGTTTAACACACATCTGCTCAACAAATAAGGATTTTAAATTAACGGTAATGGGGAATGTACGCAACAAGACTAGCAGATATTAATATTCATATCTCCGCTTGCACAAAAAGCAGAATATAAATGGTAATCAGAACAACACCGATTCATTTGTACATAATGCAAGATCTCttcctttaagaaaaacattaaaatatataaatattttaa of Columba livia isolate bColLiv1 breed racing homer chromosome 7, bColLiv1.pat.W.v2, whole genome shotgun sequence contains these proteins:
- the RIF1 gene encoding telomere-associated protein RIF1 isoform X2, which produces MSAPAACPGLQPLLETLEDTAAPSGELTDAYLTIVNRLTGEEGKEFTADVKRHFPQLCKVFKAHISSQNSELSNAALQALGFCVFNSKITSELSETEVQDLISLVNGIAVKTSDKNTRTRALWVISKQTFPSEIVKKEVSNIISTLETILTKGDVQSMVVEYEALNVIIRLMEQTPTQMGEEAVRWAKLIIPLVVHSAHKVQLRGATALEMGMPLLLQKQAEVAAITEHLMTTKLISELQKLFSTKNETYVLKLWPLFVKLLGKTLHRSGSFINSLLQLEELGFRSGSPVVKKIAFIAWKSLIDNFALNPDILCSAKRLKLLMQPLSSIHVRTEALALTKLEVWWYLLMRLGPQLPANFEQVCVPLIQSTLILDSSAALPGTPARAPANQSLALATPAPKSGPYPFASPVTPRMNLNSSTGGLVVIPSIQLLGIEMLLHFLMGPQVLDFAKQNKLVLNLEPLQYPLISSPSFFCKHASTLINAVQDGFIAIGKEVPDCMLNVIWKDINGYVKTAIESGNKKEKQGSEILTMLLQALKNTVESNSLSVQKILSLIDITVKELPPKVLGSPAYQVADMDLLNGTPALFLIQLPFRNSLLEHCVTDERFFVILETLVAYVLSGPTSPLAFSESVICVINQSAKQVENKEHLWRMWSIVVNPLTEWINQTNEVNQGDALEHNFNAVYSALLLPISHIFPVQGFPQPTMKSLLRTWSDLYRAFARCAALVATAEENLCCEELCAKILSGLEGETSVMFSMMDGLTHILSVMVDCVNFAPYGTKYQPKNKSPQTPTDWSKKKKEPLGKLASLFKLLVMLLNSFHVFSSKEICSETLVSVGPSIIAVLHNIISHVSLPSVIATMFAIFSKPLAVFYEKTKLADVPKVYSHLNNKLEKLLAEILQCVQCHCAGAYDSDLLEQLCPLLCVLFQHRSKPVRTQCAHFWNATFAKAAALTYPEDLKCVLNQAKKKIPLLLPGFESIEVAEECSGPFSDAMENSQLDAKIGGMDVNLGQKRDSLLAQTSELKNEGKDKSSNVQVTPAKLKLEFSSPKTKSEILLEEEKSVDFVFIPPETKERILTEHQKEVLRSKRTDIPAMYNNLDASQDTTLFSQYTQSQEDSLEKSPLIENEKEDTENKPQEENAESEGCTGESGDPVENDTCVEKVSVCDPAESSASASQGQSKRDAGEGIPEEPSLGEELEKSPAETASKEPSGGNENTSNVSSSSASSDVISGTPQPVSRRQSFITLEKFSSSENRPFSPSPLNSLSEVPASASAAEKQEGTNVCRTGATPEKSGENKKPLKSEPEQIFSAIRRLTRRQSKLEHQGRKPGKPFLRSEQEKSSQEAFVSSTVENSPELSSAAEDVEHVLLPQSQAPHSAEVDTKKETEEVQALDTDSKENTPPETTASPDQVAGDDNQVPHVSPNPKILRRSLRRRAETVESTTGSQEKEDDHQKRRKEDEKSGQKKVQQAKDDGSQKQKAVSGKTTENTNGKESDLAESAAAEELGSKESPAARGLDEEVNKSAKSGDNVKTDVEGQDCSSKTGGQKKVERPRYHTRRASQGLLASIENSEADGSETKEESTRKKRSAKGKNKGDCPEGKQKDVQPGSHSHEVSSQGTETKHLLETNQGELSCEVDTDAAVTAEASDLKPQVTPTGSSQSLGPASSESSPCAQNANVEEKNDTLMESFTSPSVSDQDLKAAEESKCVEKQIKLEDSCPTVLSEKVPVANTSGGDLSPLQTPDCQHKRSKRVKKPKNCDCCFKKPKQDVASLTESKPESAHEQNEPPATCQVQVQTPVNTPEVSGTSDLEGLSMAPCATSTPLHPPKEPGTCHLERDRLSEDNPQGNSVVVQQDLTNPECTAGEMTDSVVEMEEAADQSDPAEPSLSGAVSEEAGDSLAAGDQCEEPAATEKQEINQNGQQEETPEALTVVSKPETKQTSEPESIQDDKEEDVRETCIVQDKEMKEELVETEIIVPENAALDEEDAVENNSVDSPQKPEDHNSSALANESPNGMQARCMWSPSASPSTSILKRGAKRNQDDDSLSPANKIRRVSFANPIYQEGLADDIDRRSPVIRSHSSSPSSRSLKILSNVQAKITEMVKESLPSPTECVYPALAGCRAPVDVILPQITSNICARGLGQLIRAKNIKTVGDLSALTASEIKTLPIPSPKVSNVRKALKGYHEQQVKSRGFEEIAVLEDAEKPVNNGEEKPLSVDEEKLATDLREPAAVSAGAQPCADLPGQLDALLARLSSADLHGYSGSQLFDMQEKLIAMTNRIMKNLQSRWKSPPRQSSD